AAGGGATCGTGCTGACCATCGACCGCAAGGGCGGTATATGGATCAATGACGTCTGGGCCGCCAGGGACAAATTTGAAACCAACCTGGACCGTGAGTTGAGAAGAATCAACAAATCATCGGTTTTTCTGAGAGCTGATTCATTGGTCCCATATGGGGTGGTGGTTGATGTTATGGGTCGCCTTAAACTGATGGGCATCGAGGAACTCGGCCTTATCACCGCCAAGGAAGAAGATCTTAAAAAGAAGAAAAAATGAAACAGGATCTGGCATTATCATTTCTGCTTCATTTTTTGGCCATCCTGATGCTGGTAGTATTGACACCGTTCACGCCAAAATACAAAATAGACCTGAATGATGTCATCAATGTCCGGCTGGCCGCAATGCCGGCCGCGCAGCAGCAGACCGAGCCGGAAAAATTGGAGCCGATAAATATCCCGAAACCGATTGTCGCCGACGAACCGGTTGCAGTGGTGACCGAGACCAAATCGGTTACAAAAGCCAAGCCTGTTGAAAAACCCAAACCGAAGCCGAAGGAAAAACCGAAAGACAATGCTTACAAACCCAAGGCGGAAACCGGAACCGAAAACAAAGCCGGCGCGGAAAACGGTCAAAAAGATGTCAGCGGTAACCTGGGGGTGGGTTCGAAGTTCGGCGGAGCCGCCATCGACAATGCTTCGTTTGATTATCCGTATTGGTTTGTCCAGGCTTTCAGCAAGATTGAACGCAATTGGACCAACCCCGTCTATGCCAATAAACCGATAAGTTGTATAATATATTTTCAGGTGATTCGATCGGGACGAATTATAAAAACCGAGGTCGAGAAGTCATCGGGCGTCGATGCTTTTGACTCCGCCTGTGAGAGAGCGGTCAAGTTGTCGCAGCCTCTCCCCCCGCTCCCCAATGAATTCACCGATGAAATAATAGGTATTCATCTGGAATTTCCATATTCACCGGGATAATTAATATGAAAAGTCTTAAAAGAATAGTATTCACTACCATTACGCTGATTATGTGCGCTTCGACATGGGGGCAATCCGGCCTGAGTGTCAGGGATTACACCGGCCGGCTGGATGAAAGACGGACTTTTGAACCGACTAAAATCGCCGTTGAAGAGGCCCATTATGTGGGAATAGACTATATAACGGCCGCCGATTCGGTAATTATGCGGAATTGCGGAATTATCCTCCAAAATGATCTTGATTTCTCTCCTTATTTTGAAAATGTGCCGCTCGATTCATTTTTCATGCGGCATATGGAGCTGGATCGAATGACCCTTCTGGGCTGGAAGCAGTTGGCCGCGCAGTATGTGGTCAGGCTGGAGATGGAGTTTCCCCGGAATAATATCACGATCCGTTACCGTCTTTTCTCGACCGAAGCAGAACGGGAAATCAGAAAAGAGCGTTTTGAAACGGCCAAGTCCGATTACCGCGCGGCGGTGCATGAAGTCGCCAACGATATCATCAAGGCGCTTCTGGGCGATGAAGGCATATATCGAACCAAGGTGGTCTATTCGAAAAAGCTGGGAGACGCCACCGAATTATTTATTGCCGATTTTGACGGCCATAATGAGCGGCAAATAACCAATAATGGTTCCCTGAATATCCTGCCGACATTCAGCCCTGACGGGCAATATATTTATTTCACCAGCTATATGGAGGATGAGGCGCGCATTTATATGCTCAACCTCAAAACCAATGCCGTGGATTTGATTTCTTCCTACGCCGGATTAAATACCGCCCCGGCGGTTTCTCCCGACGGCAAATTGATTGCCTGCGTTCTTACGAAAGACGGCAATTCGGAGATTTATCTGCTTGAACGAAACGGCAAAATCAAGAAACGGCTGACCAATAGCTGGTCGATCGAGACGGCCCCGACCTGGTCGCCGGACGGCAAGGAGATAGCCTTCACGTCGGACCGCACCGGCTCGCCGCAGATTTATGTTATGGACAAGGAAGGGTTGAATATCAGAAGGTTATCCTATCAGGGCAATTACAATGATTCTCCCTGCTGGTCGCCGCGCGGGGACAGGATAATTTTTACCAGCCGGGATGGGCGGTTTCAAATTGTTTCGGTCGATGTGATGGGCCGGGATTTCCGGGTTTTAGCCGATTTCGGCGATAATGAGAACCCGGAGTTTTCTCCGGATGGAAACCATATCGTTTTCGCGTCGAACCGGATGGGCGTAAAAGATATTTATACAATGGACATTTTTGGCCAGAATCAGCGTAAAATATCCAGCGGCGGGGGTTGCTCCAATCCAGCCTGGTCGCCGTATATAAAGTAATATCTTAATTCCAAAGGAGGGA
This genomic interval from candidate division Zixibacteria bacterium HGW-Zixibacteria-1 contains the following:
- the tolB gene encoding Tol-Pal system beta propeller repeat protein TolB, whose amino-acid sequence is MKSLKRIVFTTITLIMCASTWGQSGLSVRDYTGRLDERRTFEPTKIAVEEAHYVGIDYITAADSVIMRNCGIILQNDLDFSPYFENVPLDSFFMRHMELDRMTLLGWKQLAAQYVVRLEMEFPRNNITIRYRLFSTEAEREIRKERFETAKSDYRAAVHEVANDIIKALLGDEGIYRTKVVYSKKLGDATELFIADFDGHNERQITNNGSLNILPTFSPDGQYIYFTSYMEDEARIYMLNLKTNAVDLISSYAGLNTAPAVSPDGKLIACVLTKDGNSEIYLLERNGKIKKRLTNSWSIETAPTWSPDGKEIAFTSDRTGSPQIYVMDKEGLNIRRLSYQGNYNDSPCWSPRGDRIIFTSRDGRFQIVSVDVMGRDFRVLADFGDNENPEFSPDGNHIVFASNRMGVKDIYTMDIFGQNQRKISSGGGCSNPAWSPYIK
- a CDS encoding protein TolR, whose translation is MRKREYRSMAEINVTNLVDVVLVLLIIFMISAPLLQSGIEVDLPKTKTAALDESAEGIVLTIDRKGGIWINDVWAARDKFETNLDRELRRINKSSVFLRADSLVPYGVVVDVMGRLKLMGIEELGLITAKEEDLKKKKK